One window of the Vigna radiata var. radiata cultivar VC1973A chromosome 1, Vradiata_ver6, whole genome shotgun sequence genome contains the following:
- the LOC106757648 gene encoding histidine biosynthesis bifunctional protein hisIE, chloroplastic, which produces MAVSYVHMVQSGRGFHKGNLSYANFSYKGRRSNRLVFASMQTSDHKVDSLLDSVKWDDKGLAVAIAQNVDTGAILMQGFANREAVATTLSSRKATFYSRSRSTLWTKGETSNNFINVHDVFLDCDRDSIIYLGKPDGPTCHTGAETCYYTSVFDLLKQQEDEGDNLALTSLYALESTISQRKTELTGENEKPSWTKRLLLNDKLLCSKIREEANELCQTLENNEDKSRTASEMADVLYHSMVLLAQKDVKIEDVLQVLRLRFSQSGIEEKRSRLSQKPLGH; this is translated from the exons ATGGCTGTTTCGTATGTTCACATGGTTCAATCTGGCAGGGGTTTCCACAAGGGTAACCTTTCATATGCCAATTTCAGTTACAAGGGGAGGAGGTCCAACCGTTTAGTTTTTGCTTCTATGCAAACTTCAGACCATAAG GTAGATTCATTACTGGACAGTGTAAAATGGGATGACAAAGGCTTAGCTGTGGCAATAGCTCAGAATGTTGACACAGGGGCCATATTAATGCAAGGTTTTGCAAACAGAGAAGCAGTTGCCACAACCCTATCTTCTCGAAAGGCCACTTTCTATAGCCGATCAAGATCAACATTGTGGACCAAAGGAGAGACctctaataattttatcaatgttcatgATGTCTTTCTTGATTGTGATCGTGATTCT ATAATATACCTGGGGAAACCTGATGGGCCTACCTGTCACACAGGGGCAGAAACTTGTTATTATACATCAGTCTTTGACTTGTTAAAACAGCAAGAG GATGAAGGAGATAATTTGGCATTAACCTCATTGTATGCATTAGAGTCAACAATCTCACAACGGAAAACAGAGTTAACTGGAGAAAATGAGAAGCCTTCATGGACAAAGCGATTATTGCTTAACGATAAGTTGTTGTGCTCTAAAATCAG GGAAGAGGCAAATGAGTTGTGTCAAACACTAGAGAATAATGAGGACAAGTCACGTACTGCTTCAGAGATGGCTGATGTACTTTATCATTCCATGGTTCTGCTGGCACAGAAAGATGTCAAAATAGAAGATGTTTTGCAGGTTCTTCGGCTGAGATTTTCCCAATCTGGTATTGAGGAGAAGAGAAGCCGTTTATCCCAGAAACCATTGGGTCATTAA
- the LOC106766599 gene encoding uncharacterized protein LOC106766599: MRENHWNADVVVLKHVERTLQLHYYIASSLFRISSLFVPTFTLIWSCFTKSKKTMSFSHSPSETQAQSSQSTAVIPPHLVKRMQQEECFNCHQLGHWSGYCPSKSPNSKLVSPSPNAVQCSCGHGACEIKTSRSGRNFYTCPIKSGVKCKDFVKWCDEPLAERDLQPPTIKYPECACKAGVCRRVKGEEPGGGFKYYFTCPVKQGHGSCGYHVWEDEIKLLDGKSIVPTQRNRQRSLHDFWEECQNDETDYKLGSELSKRMKVTDYSEDPLTVPDKEDAGAALTVADSNRNGFPDFMVDGDDSEFINSVSWDNVEEEAFLSLSQISVPSRIRWRQIMFERRISSNASFGSCRMGWLGRLIFFHPAQSLNLPTPKPFFCCIFPSFNPIIVPKQRNVSNGPCNKLAIKSVSQQHAQLSTGCHTKVSGHIVSPSKSQDGERKSKASRHREVILFTQQQLLADLETLAPHEHESMKEAAETTFAILDVLQVDYKKFSDHVLDYINFASSIAEIDKSMENFLTMEDLNKFFEEEKMRLAQLQDDHVKNKALLEASKRDGQLLCEQVSHLEAMLNEKQNQLKFCELETLKIETRLGHLERNILATDITLKKTIMAKKQSEERQAKQIAAQEVMQKAKLELKNWFRV, translated from the exons ATGCGTGAGAATCATTGGAATGCTGACGTTGTTGTTCTTAAGCATGTTGAACGGACACTCCAGCTCCACTACTACATTGCATCTTCACTGTTCAGAATCTCTTCTCTCTTTGTTCCAACGTTCACTCTTATTTGGTCGTGTTTCACCAAGAGCAAGAAAACCATGTCTTTCTCGCATTCACCTTCAGAAACTCAAGCTCAGAGTTCTCAAAGCACTGCTGTAATCCCCCCACATCTTGTCAAACGAATGCAGCAAGAAGAATGCTTCAATTGTCACCAACTTGGACATTGGTCTGGGTACTGTCCTTCCAAATCTCCCAATTCTAAACTCGTCTCACCTTCTCCCAACGCTGTACAGTGCAGTTGTGGGCATGGCGCATGCGAAATCAAAACCTCACGCAGTGGGAGGAACTTCTACACCTGCCCCATCAAAAGT GGGGTAAAATGTAAGGACTTTGTTAAGTGGTGCGATGAACCTCTTGCTGAGAGAGATTTGCAGCCTCCAACGATAAAGTATCCTGAGTGTGCGTGTAAGGCTGGAGTTTGTAGAAGGGTTAAGGGTGAAGAGCCAGGTGGAGGTTTTAAGTACTATTTTACTTGCCCTGTTAAACAG GGCCATGGATCTTGCGGATACCATGTTTGGGAGGATGAGATTAAACTGCTTGATGGAAAAAGCATTGTTCCTACCCAGCGAAACAGGCAAAGGAGTCTTCATGATTTTTGGGAGGAATGCCAAAATGATGAAACTGATTATAAGCTGGGAAGTGAGCTCAGTAAAAGGATGAAAGTTACCGACTATTCTGAGGATCCCTTGACTGTGCCAGACAAAGAAGATGCTGGTGCAGCATTAACTGTAGCAGATTCGAATCGCAATGGTTTTCCAGATTTCATGGTTGATGGTGATGATTCCGAGTTTATAAACTCAGTATCGTGGGATAATGTTGAGGAAGAAGCATTTCTATCATTATCTCAAATATCAGTACCTTCAAGGATCCGTTGGCGACAAATTATGTTTGAGAGACGCATTTCCTCCAATGCTTCATTtg GTTCTTGTCGAATGGGTTGGCTTGGCCGTCTTATTTTCTTCCATCCAGCTCAAAGTTTGAATCTCCCAACGCCTAAGCCATTTTTCTGCT GCATTTTCCCATCCTTTAATCCAATAATTGTTCCTAAACAGAGGAATGTTTCTAATGGACCTTGCAACAAGCTTGCTATAAAAAGTGTTAGTCAACAACATGCCCAACTTTCAACTGGTTGCCATACTAAGGTTTCTGGACATATAGTTAGTCCCAGCAAATCACAAGATGGTGAAAGAAAGTCAAAGGCATCAAGGCATAGAGAAGTGATCTTGTTCACACAGCAACAACTTCTAGCTGATCTAGAAACCTTGGCTCCTCATGAGCATGAGTCCATGAAAGAGGCAGCAGAAACCACTTTTGCAATATTAGATGTTTTACAGGTTGACTACAAAAAGTTTTCTGATCATGTCTTGGACTATATCAATTTTGCATCATCAATTGCAGAAATAGATAAATCCATGGAAAATTTCCTTACTATGGAAGATCTCAACAAATTCTTTGAGGAGGAGAAAATGAGATTAGCACAACTCCAAGATGACCATGTCAAGAACAAAGCTTTGCTTGAAGCATCAAAAAGAGATGGACAATTGCTATGTGAACAGGTCTCTCATCTCGAGGCCATGctcaatgaaaaacaaaatcaattaaagttTTGTGAGTTGGAAACCTTAAAGATTGAAACTCGCCTTGGTCATTTGGAAAGGAATATATTGGCGACTGACATAACGCTGAAGAAAACGATAATGGCAAAGAAACAAAGTGAAGAAAGACAGGCAAAGCAAATTGCAGCTCAGGAAGTTATGCAAAAGGCAAAACTTGAATTGAAAAATtggtttagagtttag
- the LOC106772364 gene encoding glycine-rich RNA-binding protein 3, mitochondrial isoform X1: MESPGNEHVVGAADPNDVVTPFSHREEPHNSQPLTGDGASPGKIFIGGLARETTIAQFIKHFGKYGEITDSVIMKDRKTGQPRGFGFITYADPSVVDKVIEDPHVINGKQVEIKRTIPRGAVGSKDFRTKKIFVGGIPSNVTEDEFRDFFTRYGEVKDHQIMRDHSTNRSRGFGFITFDSEEAVDDLLSMGNKIEFAGAQVEIKKAEPKKPNSAPPSSKRYNDSRSSYGGAGYGDAYDGFGGNFGVGGGYRSGGAYGGGRAGAYGAYGSEFGGYGGYAGAMGPYRGDPSLSYAGRYGGSFSRGYDLGGYGGPSENYGAYGGGGGSSGGAGAGAYQSGYDGSLGGGYGGTSGGPFYGSSRGGYGAGRYHPYGR, translated from the exons ATGGAATCTCCCGGTAACGAGCATGTGGTGGGTGCCGCTGACCCCAACGACGTCGTTACACCTTTCTCCCACAGAGAAGAACCCCACAATTCCCAACCCCTCACCGGCGACGGTGCCAGTCCCGG AAAGATATTTATAGGTGGTTTAGCGAGAGAAACGACCATTG CTCAATTCATCAAGCACTTTGGGAAATATGGTGAGATCACGGATTCGGTCATCATGAAGGACCGGAAAACTGGGCAACCTCGTGGATTCGGGTTTATAACGTATGCCGATCCCTCGGTGGTTGATAAAGTCATTGAGGATCCTCACGTCATCAATGGAAAACAA GTTGAGATTAAGCGGACGATACCAAGGGGAGCTGTTGGCTCTAAGGATTTTAGGACAAAGAAAATTTTTGTAggtggaattccttcaaatgtgACTGAAG ATGAATTCAGAGACTTCTTTACTCGCTATGGTGAAGTAAAAGATCACCAAATAATGCGGGACCACTCCACCAACAGATCTCGTGGATTTGGGTTTATCACATTTGATTCTGAAGAAGCAGTTGATGATCTTCTATCCATGGGGAACAAAATTGAATTTGCTGGAGCTCAG GTGGAAATCAAGAAGGCTGAACCAAAGAAGCCAAACTCTGCACCTCCATCATCCAAGCGCTACAATGACTCAAGATCTTCATACGGTGGTGCTGGATATGGAGATGCCTATGATGGATTTGGTGGCAATTTTGGAGTTGGGGGTGGTTATAGATCAGGTGGTGCTTATGGTGGTGGTAGGGCTGGTGCTTATGGTGCCTATGGAAGTGAATTTGGTGGTTATGGAGGATATGCTGGTGCGATGGGACCGTACAGAGGAGATCCCTCCCTCAGTTATGCTGGTCGATATGGTGGAAGCTTTAGTAGAGGGTATGATCTTGGTGGGTATGGTGGACCTAGTGAGAATTATGGGGCATATGGTGGGGGTGGTGGTTCTTCTGGTGGTGCTGGTGCCGGTGCCTATCAAAGTGGCTATGATGGCAGCCTAGGAGGTGGATATGGAGGGACTAGTGGTGGTCCCTTCTATGGGAGCAGTAGAGGTGGTTATGGTGCTGGCCGATACCATCCTTATGGAAGATAA
- the LOC106772364 gene encoding glycine-rich RNA-binding protein 3, mitochondrial isoform X2, with protein MWWVPLTPTTSLHLSPTEKNPTIPNPSPATVPVPAQFIKHFGKYGEITDSVIMKDRKTGQPRGFGFITYADPSVVDKVIEDPHVINGKQVEIKRTIPRGAVGSKDFRTKKIFVGGIPSNVTEDEFRDFFTRYGEVKDHQIMRDHSTNRSRGFGFITFDSEEAVDDLLSMGNKIEFAGAQVEIKKAEPKKPNSAPPSSKRYNDSRSSYGGAGYGDAYDGFGGNFGVGGGYRSGGAYGGGRAGAYGAYGSEFGGYGGYAGAMGPYRGDPSLSYAGRYGGSFSRGYDLGGYGGPSENYGAYGGGGGSSGGAGAGAYQSGYDGSLGGGYGGTSGGPFYGSSRGGYGAGRYHPYGR; from the exons ATGTGGTGGGTGCCGCTGACCCCAACGACGTCGTTACACCTTTCTCCCACAGAGAAGAACCCCACAATTCCCAACCCCTCACCGGCGACGGTGCCAGTCCCGG CTCAATTCATCAAGCACTTTGGGAAATATGGTGAGATCACGGATTCGGTCATCATGAAGGACCGGAAAACTGGGCAACCTCGTGGATTCGGGTTTATAACGTATGCCGATCCCTCGGTGGTTGATAAAGTCATTGAGGATCCTCACGTCATCAATGGAAAACAA GTTGAGATTAAGCGGACGATACCAAGGGGAGCTGTTGGCTCTAAGGATTTTAGGACAAAGAAAATTTTTGTAggtggaattccttcaaatgtgACTGAAG ATGAATTCAGAGACTTCTTTACTCGCTATGGTGAAGTAAAAGATCACCAAATAATGCGGGACCACTCCACCAACAGATCTCGTGGATTTGGGTTTATCACATTTGATTCTGAAGAAGCAGTTGATGATCTTCTATCCATGGGGAACAAAATTGAATTTGCTGGAGCTCAG GTGGAAATCAAGAAGGCTGAACCAAAGAAGCCAAACTCTGCACCTCCATCATCCAAGCGCTACAATGACTCAAGATCTTCATACGGTGGTGCTGGATATGGAGATGCCTATGATGGATTTGGTGGCAATTTTGGAGTTGGGGGTGGTTATAGATCAGGTGGTGCTTATGGTGGTGGTAGGGCTGGTGCTTATGGTGCCTATGGAAGTGAATTTGGTGGTTATGGAGGATATGCTGGTGCGATGGGACCGTACAGAGGAGATCCCTCCCTCAGTTATGCTGGTCGATATGGTGGAAGCTTTAGTAGAGGGTATGATCTTGGTGGGTATGGTGGACCTAGTGAGAATTATGGGGCATATGGTGGGGGTGGTGGTTCTTCTGGTGGTGCTGGTGCCGGTGCCTATCAAAGTGGCTATGATGGCAGCCTAGGAGGTGGATATGGAGGGACTAGTGGTGGTCCCTTCTATGGGAGCAGTAGAGGTGGTTATGGTGCTGGCCGATACCATCCTTATGGAAGATAA